The region GTGTCTCCGGCGCTCGGCGGCCACGCGTCGGCCGATGCCGACGGGGTTGGTTGCCCCGCTCGGTGGGGCAGGCGGAGACACGGCCGCCGCCTCAGCGGTGTCCTGCCGTGAGTGGTGCATGGCCTCGGGCTGTCCGTGTTCCAGGTGGTGGACGTGTGCGTCGGCCCGGGGGGACACGAGCGTCACCTCGTACGTGTCCGACCAGCGCACGTCGTAGGGGCGTTCCGTCCTCGTGATGCAGGCCGACGATCTCGCCGTCGCGCCTGGCGGCGTCGGTCGTCGGACCTTCGATGACGAGTTGGTCGCCGAGGTGAGCTCGCATGATCGCCGCCCTCTCCTCAGAATGGTGCTGTATCCAACCTGCCCCGCGGGACAGACCGCCGCACGGGCCGAGAGCTCCGCGTCCGCGAGGTGGGCGGTTCGCATCCGGGAGGCACCATGCACCACCGAACGGTCGATGAGCTCATGACGCGGGGCGTCGTCCGGGCTCGGCGTGACACGCCGTTCAAGGAGCTCGTCAGGCTCCTGGCGGAGAACGATGTCACTGCCGTGCCCGTGGTGGACGATCTCGACCGCCCCATGGGGGTGGTGTCCGAGGCCGACCTGCTGCGCAAGAGCGCCGATCAGGCCGATCCGTCGGGCAGGACCCCCGTTCCGCACCTGGAAGCCTGGGAGCGGGCCAAGGCCGAGGGCTCCCGCGCCGAGGAACTCATGTCGGCCCCGGCGGTGTGCGCGCGCCCGGAGTGGAGCGTTGTCGAGGCTGCCCGCCTCATGGAGGCCCAGCACGTCAAACGGCTGCCCGTGGTGGATGAGGCGGACCGGCTCCTGGGCATCGTCAGCCGTGGTGATCTGCTGCGGATCTTCCTGCGCCGTGACGACGCCATCCGTGAGGAGATCACCGGCGACCTGCTGCGGCACACCATGGGGATCGATCCGACGGAGGTGACGGTCGAGGTACGAGACGGGCGGGTTGCCCTCGGTGGCACCGTGGAGTACAGGGGTCTGATCCCTGTGATTGAACAATTGTGCCGCGGCGTCGATGGTGTCGTCTCGGTCGCCAGCCACATCGCCTATCGCACGGACGACGCTCGGCGTCCCTCCAGCGGCGCCTGACCGGGGGTGTCATGGATGGTCAGCTTTGAACCCACCGGGGTTCACGTGAGCCACCAGC is a window of Streptomyces sp. NBC_00271 DNA encoding:
- a CDS encoding CBS domain-containing protein; translation: MHHRTVDELMTRGVVRARRDTPFKELVRLLAENDVTAVPVVDDLDRPMGVVSEADLLRKSADQADPSGRTPVPHLEAWERAKAEGSRAEELMSAPAVCARPEWSVVEAARLMEAQHVKRLPVVDEADRLLGIVSRGDLLRIFLRRDDAIREEITGDLLRHTMGIDPTEVTVEVRDGRVALGGTVEYRGLIPVIEQLCRGVDGVVSVASHIAYRTDDARRPSSGA